The proteins below come from a single Jaculus jaculus isolate mJacJac1 chromosome X, mJacJac1.mat.Y.cur, whole genome shotgun sequence genomic window:
- the LOC101613921 gene encoding LOW QUALITY PROTEIN: 5-azacytidine-induced protein 2-like (The sequence of the model RefSeq protein was modified relative to this genomic sequence to represent the inferred CDS: deleted 2 bases in 1 codon; substituted 1 base at 1 genomic stop codon): MDTLVEDDICILNHEKAHRGDTLTPLSIYTGGEYVASHFDLVTAYEDIKKRLKDSEKENSFLKKRIRVLEERLTGTRSDEETSSVGREQVNKAYHAYREVCIDQDNLKSKLDKMNKDNSESLKVLNEQLQSKEVELLQLRTKVETQQVMRNLNPPSSNWEVEKLSCDLKIHGLEQELELTRKECNDLKMELQKARQMNPSQEDSVQSRDLQRLSISSDSVEHACWELKREMSNLQLVTXVQAELLKKLKTPAKVKKACVSVGCVEDLGKDSTKLHLTNFTATYKRHPPLSPNGKAICYTPSPLPGDIKVLSEKAILQSWTDNERSIPNDGADFQEHNSYGRNSLEDNSCVFPSPPKSSETAFGAAESKTFPVPILPPLLYLDQHNQNCLYKN; this comes from the exons ATGGACACACTAGTGGAAGATGATATCTGCATCCTGAATCATGAGAAGGCCCACAGAGGAGACACCCTAACTCCACTATCAATATACACAGGAGGTGAATATGTTGCTTCACATTTTGACCTGGTCACTGCATATGAAGACATCAAGAAGCGACTTAAGGATTCCGAGAAGGAGAACTCAttcttaaagaaaagaataagggtTTTGGAAGAAAGGCTTACAGGAACTCGATCAGATGAAGAGACAAGTTCTGTGGGACGAGAACAAGTAAATAAGGCCTATCATGCATACCGAGAAGTTTGCATTGACCAGGATAATTTGAAGAGTAAGTTGGATAAAATGAATAAAGACAACTCTGAATCTTTGAAAGTATTGAATGAACAGCTCCAGTCTAAAGAAGTAGAGCTCCTGCAGCTAAGAACAAAGGTGGAAACTCAGCAGGTAATGAGGAATTTAAATCCACCCTCATCAAACTGGGAGGTGGAAAAGTTGAGCTGTGACCTGAAGATCCATGGTTTGGAACAGGAGCTGGAACTGACCAGGAAAGAGTGTAACGATCTCAAGATGGAGCTGCAGAAAGCTCGTCAAATGAATCCATCTCAGGAAGACAGTGTGCAGAGCAGAGATCTCCAAAGACTGAGCATTTCCAGTGATAGTGTGGAACATGCGTGCTGGGAACTGAAGAGAGAGATGTCCAATTTACAACTGGTAACTTAAGTACAAGCTGAACTACTAAAGAAACTGAAAACCCCGGCTAAGGTCAAGAAAGCCTGTGTCTCAGTAGGATGTGTGGAAGACCTTGGGAAAGACAGCACGAAATTACACTTGACGAATTTCACTGCAACATACAAAAGGCACCCCCCTTTATCACCCAATGGGAAAgctatttgttatactccatct CCTTTACCAGGAGATATAAAGGTTTTATCAGAAAAAGCCATTCTCCAATCCTGGACAGATAATGAGAGATCCATTCCTAATGATGGCGCAGACTTTCAGGAACACAACTCTTATGGCAGAAATTCTCTGGAAGACAATTCTTGCGTATTTCCAAGCCCTCCTAAATCAAGTGAGACAGCATTTGGGGCAGCTGAAAGTAAAACTTTTCCTGTACCCATCCTGCCACCCTTGCTTTACTTGGATCAGCATAATCAGAACTGCCTGTACAAGAACTGA